The following coding sequences lie in one Gouania willdenowi chromosome 5, fGouWil2.1, whole genome shotgun sequence genomic window:
- the LOC114463424 gene encoding LOW QUALITY PROTEIN: P2Y purinoceptor 13-like (The sequence of the model RefSeq protein was modified relative to this genomic sequence to represent the inferred CDS: inserted 5 bases in 3 codons; substituted 1 base at 1 genomic stop codon): MVSNFYAATDDALLLNGVAAWVSLYLKSTSTFVIYLKNLVVTXPMAFLIPIKVASDLPRSSNLLFILSCRFXGVIFYDILYTCIALLGFISLDRFFKIVTPSNMLFCQNAAFGRLVSALIWVMIFGITGLPNIILTNKSPEXTXQISMYLKTPADLVFHKKTVIYLSVFFFWLVSVVVVVCYICIARKVIQSFRNSGSNNRGNQKIKLQVFLVVVVFFVSFVPYHAIRIPYTFCQINFSSHNCSYVVGNFTKELSLWLATINICMNTLLYKSRVQRDTDDYDGECFCLTSNSLSKQRKQAYITLRNLQQA; the protein is encoded by the exons atggtttccaacttttacgcggcgACGGATGACG CTTTGTTGCTAAATGGTGTGGCAGCCTGGGTGTCTCTGTACCTCAAGTCCACATCCACTTTTGTGATTTACTTAAAAAATCTTGTGGTTA GTCCTATGGCCTTTCTCATCCCCATCAAAGTTGCAAGTGACTTGCCACGTTCATCGAACCTCTTATTTATTCTTTCATGCCGTTT TGGCGTCATTTTCTATGACATACTGTACACGTGTATTGCCCTGTTAGGCTTTATCAGTCTGGACCGCTTCTTCAAGATCGTGACTCCGTCCAACATGTTATTTTGTCAGaatgcagcctttggcagattggtATCCGCCCTGATCTGGGTGATGATATTTGGAATTACAGGGTTGCccaatattattttaacaaacaaatcaCCAGA GACATGACAGATATCCATGTACCTTAAAACACCAGCAGATCTTGTTTTCCATAAGAAGACTGTGATCtacttaagtgttttttttttctggttggTTAGTGTAGTTGTTGTGGTGTGCTACATTTGCATTGCGAGAAAAGTCATCCAGTCATTCAGAAACTCTGGCAGCAACAACAGGGGCAATCAGAAAATTAAACTACAGGTTTTTCTGGTAGTTGTTGTGTTCTTTGTGTCATTTGTTCCATATCACGCAATCAGGATACCATATACTTTTTGTCAAATTAACTTTTCCTCCCATAACTGCTCTTATGTGGTGGGCAACTTTACCAAAGAGTTAAGCCTCTGGCTGGCCACCATTAACATCTGCATGAACACACTGCTTTATAAGTCGAGAGTTCAAAGAGACACTGATGACTATGATGGAGAATGTTTTTGTCTCACTTCAAACAGCCTCAGCAAACAAAGGAAACAGGCCTATATCACACTGAGAAATCTACAGCAGGCATAA
- the LOC114464092 gene encoding F-box only protein 2-like, whose amino-acid sequence MARNLLKNPSGEELLEFWKLMEGGDGWKVEDIPGDSGHDIKLNGVTKYFATSFQLCLKSQLIDLLAEGYSAEQLDSQPVVAVEDWYSGRKDCGSVYQITVHLLDENKEVIARFQPLQKTLDPEKSPWTQVIHTFSHYGRGLRFVSFEHGGKDNKPWKGWYGVRVTGSSVKLFHPLKDPLGSDGPTVKEEGL is encoded by the exons ATGGCCAGAAATCTCCTTAAGAATCCCAGTGGGGAAG AGCTGCTGGAGTTCTGGAAGCTGATGGAAGGAGGGGATGGATGGAAGGTGGAAGACATACCTGGAGACTCTGGTCATGACATTAAACTAAATGGAGTGACAAAATACTTTGCAACCTCGTTTCA GCTGTGTCTGAAGAGTCAGCTGATCGACTTGTTGGCTGAAGGCTACTCTGCTGAACAGCTGGATTCTCAGCCTGTGGTTGCTGTGGAGGACTG GTACTCTGGTAGGAAGGACTGTGGCTCTGTTTACCAGATCACTGTGCATCTGCTGGATGAGAATAAGGAGGTCATTGCAAGATTCCAGCCACTTCAGAAAACATTGGATCCCGAAAAGAGCCCATGGACACAG GTCATCCATACATTCTCTCACTACGGCAGAGGTTTGCGCTTTGTCTCTTTCGAACATGGAGGAAAAGATAACAAGCCATGGAAAGGCTGGTATGGGGTCCGGGTTACTGGAAGCTCTGTTAAGCTCTTTCACCCTCTGAAGGACCCTCTGGGCAGTGATGGCCCCACGGTTAAGGAAGAGGGCTTGTAA